A portion of the Aquamicrobium lusatiense genome contains these proteins:
- a CDS encoding AMP-dependent synthetase/ligase: MAPSSFPELTLPQILREQARRTPDRIAVRQKDFGIWNPVSWAAYFERSAAVGHGLRKLGLSQQGHLAILSENRIEWVLAQLGAGMIGAVAIGVYPTSPANEVGYVLEHSDAEIIVCEDQEQVDKVLEVRDQLPRLKKIVVVEKKGMRAYPGDIVVSFDAVEELGAADRKADPGFVDACLERQTADDIALMIYTSGSTGKPKAAMLSYRNIRAQAIAVADLFGITPEMTHLSYLPLCHVAEQMMTTFAPIYCGTQINFGESLRTVQEDLREIAPSMFLGVPRIWEKLHSSIHVRMLDSGPWRRKLFDWAYEGCEPFAEKPRSARTPAEKLRYLISYMLVFRALQNYIGLRKAKVAMTGAAPISPRIVRFFRTIGVPLVEIYGATETGGVAIGQRVGDVRSGCVGTPLLGVEARLGDQDEVLVRGDTVFSGYYKAPEATEATIRDGWLHTGDVAVVEGGQYRIVDRLKDIMITAGGKNLSPSEIENTVKGSPYIKECIVIAEARKFVSALIQIDYETVGKWAEEERIAYTNFRNLSENPGVRELVEKEIAIANAQLAQVAGIKRFHLLTKELDHDDDEVTATMKVRRSNIQKKYTAEIEALYARA, encoded by the coding sequence ATGGCACCGTCAAGCTTTCCCGAACTGACCCTGCCGCAGATTCTGCGCGAGCAGGCAAGGCGCACGCCGGACCGCATTGCTGTCCGGCAGAAGGATTTTGGCATCTGGAACCCGGTCAGCTGGGCGGCTTATTTCGAGCGCTCAGCTGCTGTCGGCCATGGCCTGCGCAAGCTCGGCCTGTCGCAGCAGGGGCACCTCGCCATCCTCTCCGAGAACCGCATCGAATGGGTTCTGGCCCAGCTTGGCGCGGGCATGATCGGGGCGGTGGCGATCGGCGTCTATCCGACCAGCCCGGCCAATGAAGTGGGCTATGTTCTGGAGCATTCCGATGCCGAGATCATCGTGTGCGAGGATCAGGAACAGGTCGACAAGGTGCTGGAGGTGCGCGACCAGCTTCCACGCCTGAAGAAGATCGTCGTCGTCGAAAAGAAAGGCATGCGGGCCTACCCGGGCGACATCGTCGTGTCCTTCGATGCCGTGGAAGAGTTGGGCGCTGCCGACCGCAAGGCTGATCCGGGCTTCGTCGATGCGTGTCTGGAGCGCCAGACGGCGGATGACATCGCCCTGATGATCTACACGTCCGGATCGACGGGCAAGCCCAAGGCGGCGATGCTGTCCTATCGCAACATCCGCGCGCAGGCCATCGCGGTTGCCGACCTGTTCGGCATCACGCCGGAGATGACGCATCTGTCCTATCTGCCGCTGTGCCATGTCGCGGAGCAGATGATGACCACCTTCGCGCCGATCTACTGCGGCACGCAGATCAATTTCGGCGAATCCCTGCGCACGGTTCAGGAAGACCTGCGCGAGATCGCGCCCTCGATGTTCCTTGGCGTCCCCCGCATCTGGGAAAAGCTGCATTCCTCGATCCATGTGCGCATGCTGGATTCCGGTCCCTGGCGCCGGAAACTGTTCGACTGGGCCTATGAGGGCTGCGAGCCGTTCGCCGAAAAGCCCCGCTCGGCCCGTACTCCGGCGGAGAAGCTGCGCTATCTGATCAGCTACATGCTGGTGTTCCGCGCCTTGCAGAATTACATCGGGCTGCGCAAGGCGAAGGTGGCGATGACCGGCGCCGCACCGATCTCGCCGCGCATCGTGCGCTTCTTCCGCACCATCGGCGTGCCGCTTGTGGAAATCTATGGCGCGACCGAAACCGGAGGCGTCGCCATCGGCCAGCGCGTCGGTGACGTGCGCTCCGGCTGCGTGGGCACGCCGTTACTTGGCGTCGAAGCCAGGCTTGGCGATCAGGACGAGGTTCTGGTCAGGGGCGACACGGTTTTTTCCGGCTACTACAAGGCTCCCGAAGCGACCGAGGCGACCATCCGGGATGGCTGGCTGCATACCGGCGACGTCGCCGTGGTTGAGGGCGGCCAGTACAGGATCGTCGATCGCCTGAAGGACATCATGATCACGGCTGGCGGCAAGAACCTCAGTCCTTCCGAGATCGAAAATACCGTCAAGGGCAGCCCCTACATCAAGGAATGCATCGTCATTGCCGAAGCGCGCAAGTTCGTCTCGGCCCTCATCCAGATCGATTACGAGACGGTAGGCAAATGGGCCGAGGAGGAGCGCATCGCCTACACCAATTTCAGGAATCTTTCGGAAAATCCAGGGGTACGCGAACTGGTGGAGAAGGAGATCGCCATCGCCAACGCCCAGCTTGCACAGGTGGCTGGCATCAAGCGCTTCCATCTGCTGACCAAGGAACTGGATCATGACGATGACGAGGTAACGGCGACCATGAAGGTCCGCCGCTCCAACATCCAGAAGAAATACACGGCGGAGATCGAGGCGCTCTACGCCAGGGCGTGA
- the paaG gene encoding 2-(1,2-epoxy-1,2-dihydrophenyl)acetyl-CoA isomerase PaaG has product MGNNSANTPAGAAVLLSDVSEGVLTLTLNRPEKLNAFNEELHLAVRAGFEQAQLDPEIRAVLLTGTGRGFCTGQDLSDRDPTKGAPDLGHSLETFYNPLVRMIRALEKPVVCAVNGVAAGAGANIALACDITIAARSARFIQAFSRLGLVPDSGGTWLLPNRIGEARAKALALLAEPLDAETAAQWGLIWRVVDDDRLPEESRSVAMRLAAGPTVGLGLIKNAIHAASANTLDAQLDMERDLQRQAGRSRDYAEGVSAFLAKRAPVFTGR; this is encoded by the coding sequence ATGGGGAATAATTCTGCAAACACTCCTGCGGGCGCTGCCGTGCTGCTCTCTGATGTGTCGGAGGGTGTATTGACACTCACCCTCAACCGGCCGGAAAAGCTCAACGCATTCAACGAGGAACTTCATCTGGCAGTCCGGGCGGGGTTTGAGCAGGCGCAGCTCGATCCTGAAATACGCGCTGTACTCCTCACCGGTACAGGGCGCGGGTTCTGCACCGGGCAGGACCTGTCCGACCGCGATCCCACCAAAGGCGCGCCGGATCTCGGCCATTCTCTGGAAACTTTCTACAATCCGCTGGTACGGATGATCAGAGCGTTGGAAAAGCCCGTCGTTTGCGCCGTCAATGGCGTGGCGGCAGGAGCCGGCGCCAATATCGCGCTTGCCTGCGACATCACCATAGCTGCGCGCTCGGCCCGCTTCATACAGGCGTTTTCGCGATTGGGCCTCGTTCCGGACTCCGGGGGAACCTGGCTGCTGCCGAACCGCATCGGCGAGGCCCGCGCCAAAGCGCTGGCCCTGCTTGCAGAACCGCTGGATGCGGAAACCGCCGCACAATGGGGCCTGATCTGGCGTGTCGTTGATGATGACAGGCTGCCGGAGGAAAGCAGGTCGGTCGCTATGCGGCTGGCCGCCGGCCCGACTGTCGGGCTCGGGCTCATCAAAAACGCAATCCATGCCGCCTCCGCCAACACGCTCGACGCGCAGCTCGACATGGAGCGCGATTTACAAAGGCAGGCCGGCCGCAGCCGCGACTATGCGGAAGGCGTATCGGCATTTCTGGCAAAGCGCGCTCCCGTCTTTACAGGCAGATAG
- the paaZ gene encoding phenylacetic acid degradation bifunctional protein PaaZ: MELSSGQARKLQSYIGGSWLEGAGEGVALHDASTGEVVALVDSTGVDFRTALDYGRRHGETLRRMSFHERALMLKSLGQMLMERKEEFYALSFATGATRNDGWIDIEGGIGTLLSYASKGRRELPNTHLLLDGDPEPLSRDSSFSAQHVLTPLTGVAIHINAFNFPCWGMLEKLAPTLLAGMPAIVKPASQTAFLTELMVRRIIESGLLPEGALQLICGSVGDLLDHVDGQDVVTFTGSAATGQRLRRHPAIVANSVRFSMEADSLNAAVLGPDAGPGSEEFDLFVREVVREMTVKAGQKCTAIRRVIAPRAQCPALIDALRERLGKTTLGNPADEGVRMGPLASLAQREEVRARIRDLSRAAEVVFGDPDNPRLVSGDPQAGAFLSPVLLYCDAPLASDVVHDVEAFGPVATVMPYESTAEAVDLARRGKGSLVASVFTNDAGFARDMALGLAPFHGRVMIGNRLSAKSSTGHGSPLPMLVHGGPGRAGGGEELGGMRSVKHYMQRTAIQGAPGLISTITGRWQEGAAAAHGEEHPFRKSLAELRPGDQLVTATRRITLEDIEHFAAFTGDTFYAHMDEEAAKANPFFEGRVAHGYMVASFAAGLFVDPAPGPVLANYGLDNLRFLMPVYPGDTLQVRLTCKDINPRATTDYGEVRWDCQVTNQNGAVVASYDVLTMVARTRSQ, from the coding sequence ATGGAACTTTCAAGCGGGCAGGCCCGGAAGCTGCAGAGCTACATCGGCGGAAGCTGGCTGGAAGGCGCGGGCGAAGGCGTTGCCCTGCATGACGCCTCGACCGGCGAAGTGGTGGCGCTGGTGGATTCGACGGGGGTCGATTTCCGGACGGCGCTCGATTACGGGCGCCGGCATGGAGAAACGCTGCGGCGCATGTCGTTCCATGAGCGCGCCCTCATGCTCAAGTCCCTTGGCCAGATGCTGATGGAGCGCAAGGAGGAATTCTATGCGCTGTCCTTCGCAACGGGCGCGACCCGCAATGATGGCTGGATCGATATCGAAGGCGGCATCGGCACGCTGCTGTCCTATGCCTCAAAGGGACGGCGCGAACTGCCGAACACCCATCTTCTGCTGGATGGTGATCCCGAACCCCTGTCACGCGATTCCAGCTTCAGCGCCCAGCATGTGCTGACGCCGCTAACCGGCGTCGCCATTCACATCAACGCTTTCAACTTCCCCTGCTGGGGAATGCTGGAAAAGCTCGCGCCAACGTTGCTGGCCGGCATGCCGGCCATCGTCAAGCCGGCCAGTCAGACGGCTTTCCTCACTGAACTGATGGTGCGGCGCATCATCGAAAGCGGCCTTCTGCCGGAAGGCGCATTGCAGCTTATCTGTGGTTCCGTTGGCGATCTCCTCGATCATGTGGATGGTCAGGACGTCGTTACCTTCACCGGTTCCGCGGCGACCGGGCAGAGATTGCGCCGGCATCCGGCCATCGTTGCCAATTCAGTGCGCTTCTCCATGGAAGCCGACAGTCTCAATGCCGCCGTGCTTGGCCCCGACGCTGGCCCCGGCAGTGAGGAGTTCGATCTCTTCGTCAGGGAAGTGGTGCGCGAGATGACGGTCAAGGCCGGGCAGAAATGCACGGCCATCCGCAGGGTCATCGCGCCGCGCGCGCAATGTCCGGCGCTGATCGATGCGTTGCGTGAGCGCCTTGGCAAGACGACGCTGGGCAATCCGGCGGATGAGGGCGTGCGCATGGGGCCGCTGGCAAGCCTTGCGCAGCGCGAGGAGGTGCGGGCGCGCATCCGCGATCTGTCGCGTGCGGCTGAAGTCGTGTTCGGCGATCCGGATAATCCCCGGCTCGTCAGCGGCGATCCGCAGGCCGGAGCCTTCCTCAGCCCTGTGCTGCTTTATTGCGATGCACCGCTTGCGTCCGACGTCGTTCATGATGTCGAGGCTTTCGGGCCGGTTGCCACCGTCATGCCCTATGAGAGCACTGCCGAAGCCGTGGATCTGGCGCGCCGCGGCAAGGGCAGTCTCGTTGCCTCGGTCTTCACCAACGATGCCGGTTTCGCCCGGGACATGGCATTGGGGCTCGCACCCTTCCATGGCCGGGTGATGATCGGCAATCGGCTCAGCGCAAAAAGCTCGACCGGACACGGTTCGCCCTTGCCGATGCTCGTGCATGGCGGGCCGGGCCGGGCCGGGGGCGGGGAAGAGCTGGGGGGCATGCGTTCGGTAAAACACTACATGCAGCGCACCGCCATTCAGGGCGCCCCCGGCCTGATCAGTACCATCACCGGCAGGTGGCAGGAGGGAGCCGCTGCGGCCCATGGCGAGGAACACCCCTTCCGCAAATCGCTGGCCGAACTCAGACCTGGCGACCAGCTCGTCACGGCAACCCGCCGGATCACGCTGGAGGACATCGAACACTTCGCGGCCTTCACCGGCGATACGTTCTATGCCCATATGGATGAGGAAGCGGCAAAGGCAAACCCCTTCTTCGAAGGACGCGTGGCGCATGGCTACATGGTTGCGTCCTTCGCAGCGGGGCTGTTCGTTGATCCTGCTCCGGGTCCGGTACTGGCCAATTACGGCCTCGACAATCTCCGCTTTCTGATGCCGGTCTATCCGGGCGATACCTTGCAGGTTCGCCTGACATGCAAGGACATCAATCCTCGCGCCACCACGGATTATGGCGAGGTACGCTGGGATTGTCAGGTCACCAACCAGAACGGTGCTGTCGTCGCCAGTTATGATGTGCTGACCATGGTGGCCAGAACCCGTTCGCAGTGA
- a CDS encoding TetR/AcrR family transcriptional regulator, producing MARTRAADFEDKQRAILKSAAAVFAKQGMDKASMSMIASHSGVSKALLYHYYPGKDALIFDIVRIHLTELDEAIETADRPAEPPETRLNLLIRAVLHNYEDADHEHKVQINGTDTLSPEQMNELRTIERRIVRRFSGLLKEINPGIDENRPYLMPVTMSLFGMLNWVYMWFRPGGPVSREEYADLATRLILEGVKAVR from the coding sequence ATGGCACGCACAAGGGCGGCTGATTTCGAGGACAAGCAGCGCGCTATACTCAAAAGTGCCGCCGCCGTTTTTGCAAAGCAGGGCATGGACAAGGCATCCATGTCGATGATTGCCAGTCACAGCGGCGTTTCAAAGGCGCTGCTCTACCATTACTATCCGGGTAAGGATGCGCTGATCTTCGACATCGTGCGCATCCATCTGACCGAGCTGGATGAAGCCATCGAAACTGCAGACCGGCCAGCAGAACCGCCCGAGACAAGGCTCAACCTGCTGATCCGTGCAGTGCTCCACAATTACGAGGACGCGGATCATGAGCACAAGGTGCAGATCAATGGCACCGATACGCTCTCGCCGGAGCAGATGAACGAACTCAGGACGATCGAGCGCCGCATCGTGCGCCGTTTTTCCGGACTGCTGAAAGAAATCAATCCCGGCATAGATGAGAACCGGCCCTATCTCATGCCCGTTACCATGTCGCTCTTTGGGATGCTGAACTGGGTCTATATGTGGTTTCGTCCCGGCGGTCCGGTGAGTCGCGAGGAATATGCGGATCTGGCAACCCGGCTGATCCTGGAGGGCGTCAAGGCCGTTCGCTAG